In Arthrobacter ramosus, one DNA window encodes the following:
- a CDS encoding hydantoinase B/oxoprolinase family protein, with product MTLTANENSTGGGAAAAQPLTAQEQQWVDQFMDETTLFLGPDPAIMRSHQITSRSAYEEECISKGVDPIQVDRIRKRLAGALDEGYEMCEAMGAAPGAKWGDLTTAIYTAEGDVTYLSCHGVIAFSAILHHPIRYIMKYWKDEPTVGINPGDGFIHNDARYGNVHNTDQSMITPIMRDGQIIAWVAATIHEGENGACEPGGMPSGSETPFDDGLRMSPFKIVEKGELRRDLLTFLQHSVRDPKLQLADLKVKIGAVQRIQERVDSIIEEVGVETFVAALRVTVEDVEQEVKRRISELPDGTVSFNQFMDSTLKENILIKLACKVTVKGDKMTVDLRGTGPEILNRAINSPLCSVKSMMMQAILAFWWPDLPRCTSAMSPIDIISDEHTWADAGYDAPMGQSLQASFRAFSALQTAFAKMQFSNPEKFSNVLAPWFNQINTFLWGGLTQHGDQVGNLCADLNGMGGGAKAFRDGEDAVSPLFCAMADTAEQEVMEEEVPFMQLVSKRIVRDNQGFGKNSGGMGYEMIVAAEGTPMWGFMTVASGSKFSSISGMFGGYGCSTNPLAMVKGINIYDIIRKDSSKFDLSMERIMNEQPYKGGKYSTAHMGLQFDVAKDGELYMIAQGSGGGYGDVLERDPESVAKDLELGRISASVGTRIYGVVWDPDTFVVDHEATTQLRHDSRQARIARGKPYKEFLEGYVKAEPPKDLLYYGSWGDDTEELTATHFTSNGPERVKATIDKLPLIMLPDRREVKITELEERIRELETKHGEVVQRKS from the coding sequence ATGACGCTTACAGCAAATGAAAACAGCACTGGCGGCGGAGCCGCCGCCGCCCAGCCGCTGACCGCCCAGGAACAGCAGTGGGTGGACCAGTTCATGGACGAAACCACGCTGTTCCTCGGCCCCGACCCGGCGATCATGCGTAGCCACCAGATCACCTCCCGCTCGGCCTACGAAGAGGAATGCATTTCCAAGGGCGTGGACCCCATCCAGGTCGACCGTATCCGCAAACGGCTTGCCGGTGCCCTCGACGAAGGCTACGAAATGTGCGAGGCCATGGGTGCCGCTCCGGGCGCCAAATGGGGGGACCTGACGACAGCCATTTACACGGCCGAAGGGGACGTCACCTACCTGTCGTGCCACGGAGTCATCGCGTTCTCCGCGATTCTCCATCACCCGATCCGCTACATCATGAAGTATTGGAAGGACGAGCCGACGGTTGGGATCAATCCCGGCGACGGATTCATCCACAATGATGCCCGGTACGGAAACGTCCACAACACGGACCAATCGATGATCACGCCGATCATGCGCGACGGCCAGATCATCGCGTGGGTCGCGGCAACGATCCACGAAGGTGAGAACGGCGCCTGCGAGCCGGGCGGAATGCCGTCTGGCTCAGAGACCCCGTTCGATGACGGACTGCGAATGTCCCCGTTCAAAATCGTTGAGAAGGGCGAACTTCGCCGGGATCTTCTGACATTCCTGCAGCACTCGGTCCGAGACCCCAAACTGCAGCTGGCAGACCTCAAGGTCAAGATCGGTGCCGTTCAGCGAATCCAGGAACGCGTTGACAGCATCATCGAGGAAGTGGGCGTCGAGACGTTCGTAGCGGCGCTGCGAGTCACAGTCGAGGACGTGGAACAGGAAGTCAAACGCCGCATCAGCGAGCTCCCCGACGGAACCGTGTCCTTCAACCAGTTCATGGACTCTACCCTCAAAGAAAACATCCTTATCAAACTCGCCTGCAAGGTCACGGTCAAGGGCGACAAGATGACCGTGGACCTGAGGGGAACTGGTCCGGAAATCCTCAACCGGGCCATCAACTCCCCGCTGTGTTCAGTCAAGTCAATGATGATGCAAGCGATCCTTGCATTCTGGTGGCCGGACCTGCCGCGGTGTACTTCAGCGATGTCGCCCATCGACATCATCTCGGATGAACATACCTGGGCCGACGCCGGTTACGATGCGCCGATGGGTCAGTCGCTGCAGGCCTCGTTCCGCGCGTTCTCGGCCCTGCAGACGGCCTTCGCCAAGATGCAGTTCTCCAACCCGGAGAAGTTCTCAAACGTCCTAGCTCCGTGGTTCAACCAGATCAACACCTTCCTCTGGGGAGGTCTGACCCAGCATGGGGATCAGGTGGGCAATCTGTGTGCAGACCTTAACGGTATGGGCGGCGGGGCCAAGGCGTTCCGAGATGGTGAAGATGCCGTCTCCCCACTGTTCTGCGCCATGGCTGACACCGCTGAACAGGAGGTCATGGAGGAGGAGGTTCCCTTCATGCAACTGGTCAGTAAGCGGATCGTGCGCGACAACCAGGGTTTCGGCAAGAACAGCGGCGGTATGGGCTACGAGATGATTGTCGCCGCTGAAGGAACGCCGATGTGGGGCTTCATGACGGTTGCTTCGGGGTCCAAGTTCTCCTCCATCAGCGGGATGTTCGGCGGTTATGGCTGCAGCACAAACCCGCTTGCCATGGTCAAGGGCATCAACATCTACGACATCATCCGCAAGGATTCCAGCAAGTTCGATTTGTCCATGGAACGGATCATGAACGAGCAGCCCTACAAGGGTGGCAAATACAGCACCGCCCATATGGGCCTGCAGTTCGATGTCGCAAAGGACGGCGAGCTCTACATGATCGCCCAGGGCTCCGGAGGTGGCTACGGCGATGTCCTGGAACGCGACCCGGAATCGGTCGCCAAGGATCTGGAGCTCGGGCGCATTTCGGCGAGCGTTGGCACCCGCATCTACGGCGTCGTCTGGGATCCTGACACTTTCGTAGTGGACCACGAGGCAACCACCCAGTTGCGTCATGACTCGCGGCAAGCCCGGATCGCCCGCGGCAAGCCGTACAAGGAGTTCCTTGAGGGCTATGTGAAGGCCGAGCCCCCGAAGGATCTGCTCTACTACGGGTCCTGGGGCGACGACACGGAGGAGCTCACCGCCACCCACTTCACCAGCAACGGCCCGGAACGGGTCAAAGCGACCATCGACAAATTGCCACTGATCATGCTTCCGGACCGCCGGGAAGTGAAGATCACCGAACTGGAGGAGAGAATTCGCGAACTGGAAACGAAGCACGGCGAAGTCGTCCAGCGCAAGTCCTAG
- a CDS encoding hydantoinase/oxoprolinase family protein has translation MKRISVDIGGTFTDCFFAWDGLYVEAKALTTHHNLAQGFNEALDLACSRAGLDRDLVLAEVDSVRYATTLGTNALIEGKGPRVGALVTHGFEDTIPLSRGRGYGEGLDPSKQQNMPDATRPDPLVPRSLIRSVKERINSAGKVVVSLMEDDVRTQVRELVDNGAEAIVVSLVNSTENPVHEQQILEIILDEYPAHELGAIPVLLGSQVSGRKGEYVRATSTIVDAFLHEIMFHALGQLSNNLRGSGYDKPMLVIHNSGGMAQSNSTDALQTIHSGPIAGVGAAQHLADSTGLGNVISTDMGGTSFDIGLVPEGGVKHYDFQPTIGRWLVSVPMIHLLTLGAGGGSIASYDRIHHSVQIGPESAGSDPGPACYDRGGLRPTVTDADLVLGYLDPDNYANGYIKLNKKRSIYAIDEVLSDELNMDTVEVAKIVKNAVDEQMAIGMSKELRVRGYLPEDFTMLAYGGNGPLHACGIADHAGIRRILAPPFSSVFSACGAGNMKPLHIHERGSHVVLYNPTDRSLYKNYGELNRVIQELEAKGKEDLVRQGYNPADIRHSLEMDLRYGNQLVTTAVVFDINRVNGVVDVLHLIRTFSDIYGQRYGAGSQAPEAGIRAQTVRVASYVEGDVVKFDSIDSGHDRTMPSPIGTRQVHFVKIDGAVDTPVYDAEALHHQHVIHGPAIVTTENTTYLVEPTWRLEPTSQGAVWFLKD, from the coding sequence ATGAAACGAATTTCCGTTGACATCGGCGGTACATTTACGGACTGCTTTTTCGCTTGGGACGGCCTGTATGTTGAGGCGAAGGCGCTGACAACACACCACAACCTGGCCCAAGGATTCAATGAAGCACTCGACCTCGCTTGCTCGCGAGCTGGACTCGACCGCGATCTCGTTCTGGCGGAAGTCGATTCAGTCCGCTATGCAACAACCCTCGGCACCAATGCACTTATTGAAGGGAAGGGCCCGAGGGTAGGCGCACTGGTGACCCACGGCTTCGAGGACACCATCCCTCTCTCCCGGGGCCGTGGCTACGGCGAAGGGCTGGACCCTTCCAAGCAGCAAAATATGCCGGATGCCACCCGCCCGGATCCTCTCGTGCCCCGCAGCCTGATCCGCTCGGTCAAGGAACGAATCAACTCGGCCGGCAAGGTTGTCGTGTCCCTGATGGAAGACGACGTCCGCACCCAGGTTCGCGAACTTGTGGACAACGGGGCAGAAGCAATCGTCGTCTCCTTGGTCAATTCGACAGAAAATCCCGTCCACGAGCAGCAGATCCTCGAAATCATCCTGGACGAGTATCCGGCCCACGAACTCGGCGCTATTCCCGTTCTGTTGGGAAGCCAGGTGTCCGGCCGAAAGGGCGAATATGTGCGGGCAACGTCCACTATTGTCGACGCCTTCCTGCACGAAATCATGTTCCACGCACTCGGGCAGTTGTCCAACAACCTCCGGGGTTCCGGCTATGACAAACCCATGCTTGTCATCCACAATTCCGGCGGCATGGCCCAGTCGAATTCCACCGACGCACTGCAGACCATCCACTCCGGACCCATCGCCGGGGTGGGGGCCGCCCAGCACCTGGCTGACAGTACGGGACTGGGAAATGTCATCTCCACAGACATGGGCGGTACCTCCTTCGACATAGGGCTCGTCCCCGAGGGCGGAGTCAAGCACTACGACTTCCAGCCGACCATCGGACGCTGGCTTGTCTCCGTTCCGATGATCCACCTGTTGACCCTGGGTGCAGGTGGTGGATCGATAGCAAGCTACGACCGCATTCACCACTCAGTACAGATCGGGCCGGAATCAGCTGGCTCAGACCCCGGTCCGGCATGCTACGACCGTGGCGGCCTCCGCCCGACGGTCACCGACGCGGACCTGGTCCTCGGCTACCTTGATCCCGACAACTACGCCAACGGCTACATTAAGCTGAACAAGAAGCGCTCCATCTACGCCATTGATGAGGTCCTCTCCGATGAACTGAACATGGACACCGTTGAGGTCGCCAAGATCGTCAAGAACGCCGTCGACGAGCAGATGGCCATCGGCATGTCGAAGGAGTTGCGCGTCCGCGGCTATCTTCCGGAGGACTTCACCATGCTGGCCTATGGCGGCAACGGTCCGCTGCATGCGTGCGGCATCGCCGACCACGCAGGTATCCGCAGGATTCTCGCCCCGCCGTTCTCCTCGGTCTTCTCAGCCTGCGGAGCCGGCAACATGAAACCCCTCCATATCCACGAACGGGGCTCACATGTCGTCCTGTACAACCCAACGGACCGTAGCCTCTACAAGAACTATGGCGAACTGAACCGTGTCATCCAGGAGCTCGAAGCAAAGGGCAAGGAAGACCTCGTTCGTCAGGGTTACAACCCCGCCGACATCCGCCACAGTCTCGAGATGGACTTGCGTTACGGTAACCAGCTGGTGACCACAGCGGTCGTCTTCGACATCAACCGCGTGAATGGCGTGGTCGATGTGCTCCATCTGATCCGTACGTTCTCGGACATCTACGGTCAGCGCTACGGTGCCGGCAGCCAGGCTCCCGAGGCCGGGATCAGAGCACAGACCGTGCGGGTCGCGTCCTACGTGGAGGGTGACGTGGTCAAGTTTGACTCGATCGACTCCGGACATGACAGAACCATGCCGTCCCCGATTGGCACAAGGCAGGTCCACTTCGTGAAGATCGACGGAGCCGTCGATACGCCCGTCTATGATGCCGAGGCGCTGCACCATCAGCACGTCATCCACGGCCCGGCAATCGTGACCACCGAAAACACCACCTATCTCGTCGAGCCGACCTGGCGCCTGGAGCCGACATCCCAAGGCGCCGTGTGGTTCCTCAAGGACTGA
- a CDS encoding acetone carboxylase subunit gamma encodes MTEYLIIDLDTERWTCRVCSHDLGDARGNYKEGTLVYDRDPREIHQSILDPERYEFTFAPDPAFCRILEFYCPGCGTQLETEYVPPGHPPTVDMLWDIDSLREQWTNRGTNPETVINYGPGEEAVADFSPALGSYNSLSPSTSHSHS; translated from the coding sequence ATGACGGAATATCTGATCATCGATCTCGACACGGAGCGGTGGACCTGCCGGGTCTGCAGCCATGACCTCGGCGACGCCCGGGGCAATTACAAGGAGGGAACCCTGGTTTACGACCGGGACCCGAGAGAAATCCATCAGTCGATTCTTGATCCGGAAAGGTACGAGTTCACTTTCGCTCCGGACCCCGCTTTCTGCAGGATTCTCGAGTTTTACTGCCCGGGTTGCGGGACGCAGCTCGAAACGGAGTACGTACCGCCGGGACACCCCCCGACCGTGGACATGCTCTGGGATATCGACTCGCTCCGCGAACAGTGGACGAACCGTGGAACCAACCCGGAGACCGTCATCAACTACGGACCCGGCGAAGAGGCCGTTGCAGACTTCAGCCCGGCCCTTGGTTCGTACAACAGTCTGTCCCCGTCCACCAGTCACTCGCACAGCTAA
- a CDS encoding hydantoinase/oxoprolinase family protein: MERLINIDNGGTLTDICVWDGENFSFTKTLTTPFDLSQCLFDGIAKASKDIFGEEDLPGLLHSTRHIRYSTTQGTNALVERKGPRIGILTDSPALAEELRKGDAAAELFEDLVGARVAVINAEQEVEELSQELVKQVNRLTTDGAARLVIAMADREKERAVKGVLLRKFPRHLLGSVPILFSWEFTPDAVQGRRVWSGIINSFLHPTMERFLYSAEHRLRDHKVKNPLLIYRNDGASSRVAKSVALKTYSSGPRGGLEGTKALSEAYGLAHVLMIDVGGTTTDVGSVKNSTISTDRRGSIQGVPVSFEMSNVHSSGVGGSSVIALRDGVITVGPESVGAAPGPACFGFGGKQATITDVNLLLGVLDPDTYLDGGFSLDAERSRAVITEVIADPLGITLNEALIRMEAAYFERMSQSLTDDVEDADATTVAAFGGAGPMSACGAARIAGVRRVLVPQMAAVFSAFGIGFSDIAQTYEANVAGMDAEEFGASKAALMDRATRDMFQEGHEIDECRLEWNVVLEDAEGQLISELPYLDSDPQPGIRGHNTMLTLTARFELPHTSIRRAESIAKRPAVATSSRNVRSAVDQVDEVPVFELERQTAGASASGPAIVEGPYFTARVPHGWTFDVTVSGDLMLTDTIQK, translated from the coding sequence ATGGAACGGCTCATTAACATCGACAACGGTGGAACGCTGACCGATATTTGTGTCTGGGACGGCGAGAATTTTTCGTTCACCAAGACGCTCACCACACCTTTCGACCTCTCCCAGTGTCTCTTCGACGGCATAGCCAAGGCCTCCAAGGACATCTTCGGTGAGGAAGATCTTCCGGGACTCTTGCACTCCACGCGTCACATCCGGTATTCCACCACCCAAGGCACCAACGCACTTGTAGAGCGCAAGGGGCCACGCATCGGCATCCTCACAGACAGCCCCGCCCTGGCCGAAGAACTTCGCAAGGGCGACGCGGCAGCGGAGCTGTTCGAAGACCTCGTCGGCGCACGAGTAGCAGTCATCAACGCCGAACAGGAAGTGGAGGAGCTGTCACAGGAACTCGTCAAGCAGGTCAATCGGCTGACAACCGACGGCGCGGCAAGACTCGTGATCGCCATGGCTGACAGGGAGAAGGAAAGGGCCGTCAAAGGCGTCTTGCTGCGGAAGTTCCCCCGTCACTTGCTCGGTTCGGTACCCATTCTTTTCTCTTGGGAATTCACTCCCGACGCCGTCCAGGGGCGACGCGTATGGTCCGGAATCATCAATTCCTTTCTGCACCCCACCATGGAGAGGTTCCTGTACAGCGCCGAGCACCGGCTTCGCGACCATAAGGTCAAGAACCCGCTTCTTATTTACCGCAACGACGGAGCTTCTTCACGTGTGGCTAAATCTGTGGCGTTGAAGACCTACTCTTCCGGGCCCCGCGGTGGACTTGAAGGAACAAAGGCGCTATCTGAGGCCTATGGACTTGCGCATGTGCTGATGATCGACGTCGGCGGGACAACCACTGATGTCGGCTCGGTGAAGAACTCAACCATCTCGACGGACCGCCGGGGATCCATTCAGGGCGTTCCGGTTTCCTTTGAGATGAGCAACGTCCATTCCAGCGGCGTCGGGGGCAGTTCGGTCATCGCACTCCGCGACGGCGTCATCACCGTCGGCCCCGAAAGTGTCGGGGCTGCCCCGGGCCCCGCTTGTTTCGGCTTTGGCGGCAAGCAAGCCACGATCACGGACGTGAACCTGCTGCTGGGAGTCCTGGATCCGGATACCTACCTCGACGGAGGATTCAGCCTCGACGCTGAGCGGTCGCGTGCCGTAATCACTGAAGTCATTGCGGACCCTCTCGGCATAACCCTCAATGAGGCGCTGATTCGGATGGAGGCTGCCTACTTCGAACGCATGTCGCAGTCCTTAACTGACGACGTCGAGGATGCGGACGCCACAACGGTTGCGGCGTTCGGGGGCGCGGGCCCCATGAGCGCATGCGGCGCAGCACGGATCGCCGGCGTCCGCCGAGTCCTCGTGCCCCAAATGGCCGCGGTTTTCTCGGCTTTCGGAATCGGCTTCTCCGACATTGCGCAGACGTACGAGGCCAACGTCGCGGGAATGGACGCCGAAGAATTCGGTGCGAGCAAAGCGGCGCTCATGGACCGGGCGACGCGGGACATGTTCCAAGAGGGCCACGAAATCGACGAATGCCGGCTCGAATGGAACGTGGTGCTTGAAGATGCCGAAGGCCAGCTGATTTCTGAGCTCCCATACCTGGATTCCGATCCGCAGCCCGGTATCCGCGGACACAACACCATGCTGACCCTGACCGCCCGCTTCGAGCTGCCGCACACGTCAATCAGACGCGCCGAATCAATCGCGAAGAGGCCCGCCGTCGCCACCTCCTCCCGAAACGTCCGCTCCGCGGTCGACCAGGTCGATGAGGTCCCGGTATTCGAGCTGGAACGTCAGACGGCCGGTGCCTCGGCCTCGGGCCCCGCAATCGTGGAGGGCCCCTATTTCACGGCCCGTGTGCCGCACGGCTGGACCTTCGACGTGACGGTCTCCGGTGACCTCATGCTTACAGACACCATCCAGAAGTGA
- the mgrA gene encoding L-glyceraldehyde 3-phosphate reductase, with the protein MIYIPAQDRYDSMPYRRVGRSGLKLPAVSLGLWHNFGDDKPFETQRAILRRAFELGVTHFDLANNYGPPSGSAETNFGRHLRDDFKPYRDELVISTKAGYHMWPGPYGEWGSRKYLLSSLDQSLERMGLDYVDIFYSHRPDPNTPLEETMGALDTAVRSGRALYAGISSYSPDRTLEAAAILRDLGTPLLIHQPSYSMLNRWTEQGEPNLFQTLEQVGAGAIAFSPLAQGLLTTRYLHGVPEDSRAAAGKSLVDTQLSEENLTRIRGLNEIATQRGQTLAQMAISWVLRPQNRGIPITSALIGASSVRQLEDNLAATSGPDFTSDELERIDEFAVESDINLWAKALQA; encoded by the coding sequence TTGATCTACATTCCTGCGCAGGACCGTTATGATTCCATGCCATACCGAAGGGTTGGCCGAAGCGGGCTGAAGCTTCCAGCGGTCTCACTGGGCCTCTGGCACAACTTTGGGGACGACAAACCCTTCGAAACGCAACGGGCCATCCTTCGCCGCGCCTTCGAGCTCGGCGTCACACACTTCGACCTCGCCAATAACTACGGTCCGCCCAGCGGCAGTGCCGAGACCAATTTTGGCCGGCACCTCAGGGACGACTTCAAGCCGTACCGCGACGAGCTCGTCATCTCCACCAAAGCGGGATACCACATGTGGCCCGGCCCGTACGGGGAATGGGGATCCAGGAAATACCTCCTCTCGAGCCTTGACCAGTCCCTGGAACGCATGGGCCTGGACTACGTGGATATCTTCTACAGCCACCGACCGGACCCGAACACTCCCCTTGAGGAAACCATGGGAGCGCTCGACACCGCGGTCCGCTCGGGCAGGGCGCTGTACGCGGGCATTTCCTCCTACTCCCCGGACAGGACGCTCGAGGCAGCTGCCATCCTTCGGGACCTTGGCACACCGTTGCTGATCCACCAGCCCTCGTACTCAATGCTCAACCGTTGGACCGAACAGGGCGAGCCCAACTTGTTCCAGACCCTTGAGCAGGTGGGCGCAGGCGCCATCGCGTTCTCGCCCCTCGCACAGGGTTTGCTGACCACGCGGTACCTACACGGCGTCCCGGAGGACTCCCGCGCTGCCGCAGGCAAGTCGCTGGTGGACACGCAGCTCTCTGAGGAGAACCTCACCCGGATCCGGGGCCTCAACGAGATCGCGACGCAGCGTGGGCAGACCCTCGCCCAGATGGCCATATCCTGGGTGCTGCGCCCACAAAACAGGGGAATACCGATCACATCGGCCCTGATCGGTGCCAGCAGCGTCCGGCAACTCGAAGACAACCTGGCGGCAACCTCAGGTCCGGATTTCACCAGCGATGAGCTCGAAAGGATCGACGAATTCGCCGTCGAGTCCGACATCAACCTCTGGGCCAAGGCACTCCAGGCATAG
- a CDS encoding LacI family DNA-binding transcriptional regulator: protein MITQEEVAREAGTSTAVVSYVVNNGPRKVSEATRKRVLDAVERLGYRPNAVARSLRSATSTTLGLIAADITNPYCGEVAQAVETSALERGYSLLLGNAMQNDERQAKHLRTFIEQQVKGIIFAGSSVTNEAFLPATVAALKGNKTPLIFLDRSASEIWGTSIIVDNRAGAFAGTTHLLDHGHTEVASFSGPLGLSAVRERQEGWEQALIARGIEPDGQLNVQSNFDRYDAFRVAKMLLATRKRPRAMFVHSDEQAIGILHAAAEAGVRVPEDVALVSFDGIREAGIISPGLTTVQQPIARAGSLAVDLLLRAKPGEAMELQSEMLPVELIIRHSCGCA from the coding sequence ATGATCACCCAGGAGGAGGTCGCGCGAGAGGCCGGTACGTCCACAGCGGTTGTTAGCTATGTGGTCAACAACGGGCCGCGAAAGGTTTCCGAGGCAACACGGAAGCGCGTTTTGGATGCCGTGGAGAGACTGGGCTATCGCCCGAACGCGGTAGCGCGGTCACTGCGCTCTGCGACAAGCACGACCCTCGGCCTCATCGCTGCCGACATCACGAACCCCTACTGCGGCGAAGTTGCCCAAGCCGTCGAGACATCCGCGCTCGAACGCGGATACAGCCTTCTTCTTGGTAACGCAATGCAGAACGATGAGCGACAGGCCAAGCATCTGCGCACTTTTATCGAGCAGCAGGTCAAGGGGATTATCTTCGCGGGCAGCTCGGTGACGAACGAAGCATTTCTTCCCGCAACAGTGGCAGCGCTGAAGGGCAACAAGACGCCCCTCATCTTCCTGGACCGATCGGCCAGCGAAATCTGGGGCACCTCAATCATTGTCGACAATAGAGCGGGCGCCTTTGCCGGCACGACGCACCTACTCGACCACGGGCACACCGAAGTGGCGAGCTTCAGCGGTCCCCTCGGGCTGTCGGCCGTCAGAGAACGCCAAGAAGGCTGGGAGCAGGCCCTGATTGCGCGGGGAATCGAACCGGACGGCCAGCTGAATGTCCAAAGCAATTTTGATCGCTATGACGCTTTCCGGGTTGCCAAGATGCTCTTGGCAACCCGGAAACGGCCGCGAGCCATGTTCGTGCACAGTGACGAGCAGGCAATCGGAATACTGCATGCGGCAGCGGAGGCTGGGGTCCGAGTCCCGGAGGACGTCGCCTTGGTTTCGTTCGACGGGATCCGCGAGGCAGGCATCATATCCCCGGGGTTAACGACCGTGCAGCAGCCGATCGCTCGTGCGGGCTCCCTCGCCGTTGACCTGCTTCTCCGGGCGAAGCCGGGCGAAGCGATGGAACTCCAGAGCGAGATGCTCCCTGTGGAGCTGATCATCCGCCACAGTTGCGGCTGTGCTTAG
- a CDS encoding ABC transporter substrate-binding protein produces MADALPIPTRNNTIAEMFVMNINCRFSPRQNSTRFSDEKDSSVINTNDASVASSAEATLMSALPSPAMSRRHLLRGVGAGALAVAGGSLLAACGAATTSSSTVSSGAASGTVGLQLVFIKNVQFAGSYFADQNGYWKNLGLNVNLMAGGPNLTVEPVVQSGKALVGITHTAQAVKAIINGADLQIIGTGFQKNPFVLISRAAAPIKTPQDLAGKKIGVQALDLPVFTAFLTANKIDKSTFTIVPLQSDPTPLVTGELDGIMGFYSNEPNFLRIKGVEPYNLLFDSFNYPLMEEAYIVKKSNLQDPAKRAQIVALMQGESKGWLDAVASVDKAADLAVNNYGKDLKLDTSQQVLAMKSEVDLVVTADTKAHGLFWMTDTLINGTVNSLKLGGVEATKDMFTLDVLNDVYKGKATV; encoded by the coding sequence TTGGCTGATGCGCTGCCAATCCCCACGCGTAATAACACCATCGCTGAAATGTTCGTCATGAACATCAATTGTCGATTTTCTCCTAGACAAAATTCCACCCGGTTTTCCGATGAAAAGGATAGTTCCGTGATTAATACCAATGATGCGTCCGTCGCCTCTAGTGCGGAGGCCACTCTTATGTCCGCATTGCCGTCACCTGCCATGTCCCGACGACACCTTTTGCGAGGGGTGGGGGCGGGGGCGCTGGCGGTTGCTGGCGGGTCGCTGTTAGCCGCCTGTGGAGCGGCGACGACTTCATCCAGCACCGTTTCTTCCGGCGCGGCCAGCGGGACAGTGGGTCTGCAGTTGGTATTCATCAAGAACGTCCAGTTCGCCGGTAGTTACTTTGCCGACCAGAACGGATACTGGAAGAACCTGGGCCTGAACGTCAACCTGATGGCCGGTGGACCCAACCTGACGGTGGAGCCGGTTGTCCAATCGGGCAAGGCGCTGGTGGGCATAACCCACACGGCGCAGGCCGTGAAAGCCATCATCAACGGCGCTGACCTGCAGATCATCGGCACCGGTTTCCAGAAGAACCCCTTCGTGCTGATCTCCCGCGCGGCTGCGCCTATCAAGACGCCGCAGGATCTGGCCGGTAAGAAGATCGGGGTACAGGCCCTGGACCTCCCGGTTTTTACGGCCTTCCTCACGGCCAACAAAATCGACAAATCCACCTTCACGATCGTCCCGCTGCAGTCCGACCCCACACCGCTGGTGACCGGCGAACTCGACGGCATCATGGGCTTCTACAGCAACGAGCCCAATTTCCTGCGCATCAAGGGGGTCGAACCCTACAACCTGCTGTTTGACAGCTTCAACTACCCCCTCATGGAGGAGGCCTACATCGTGAAGAAGTCGAATCTGCAGGACCCCGCGAAGCGGGCGCAGATCGTGGCGCTGATGCAGGGCGAATCGAAGGGCTGGCTGGATGCTGTTGCCAGCGTGGACAAGGCGGCCGACCTGGCCGTCAACAACTACGGCAAGGACCTCAAGCTCGATACGAGCCAGCAGGTGTTGGCGATGAAGTCGGAAGTTGATCTCGTCGTCACGGCCGACACGAAGGCGCACGGGCTCTTCTGGATGACCGACACACTTATCAACGGCACGGTCAACTCGCTAAAGCTCGGCGGCGTCGAGGCGACGAAGGACATGTTCACCCTTGACGTCCTGAATGACGTATACAAAGGAAAGGCCACGGTCTGA